DNA sequence from the Podospora pseudocomata strain CBS 415.72m chromosome 2 map unlocalized CBS415.72m_2.2, whole genome shotgun sequence genome:
CTGTCAAGCGGACAAGCTGGGTTACATCACAGCAGGCCGCCCGCTGATAAGATCTACCATACATAACCCTAACATTATTTCATTTGCAGAGCTTATCCCCGCTAAGTGCATATCAATCTGGCCTCAAGAGAACCTCGAATGTTAGCAGCCTCCGGCGCAACACCAAGCTTTCCCTTTGCCATATCCCCACGTTTCAACATCCAGTgcgcaaacaccaccacccccccaaccagcaAATGAACCCCCCGAGGTGACACCCTTATTCTCACCCAGGGAATCGACCCAATTCCCTTCTCAACCCACCGCGCAAGAGCGCACCCACCACATCACAATGtactcctccctcgtccgcctccaaaacaccttcggcttcttcaccaccgtcgCCTTCGTCGTCGCCCTCCTAATCTCCGCCTCCGACTTCCTGTCCCCCCGCACCCCCACCGTCAACGTCCTCAAAACAACCCAGCTCCAAACGGTGAAAGGCCGCGCGGATTACTACTCGTCCAAAAAGGAGGAATACGCCATCATCAAATTCACCCTTGACGccgacctctcctccctcttcacctggAACACAAAGCAAGTTTTTGCCTACGTCACGGCCGAGTGGCCCTCAGCCCAAAACAACAATGCGACCAACCAGGCCGTGATCTGGGACACGATCATCACGGCGCCGAGCAGTGACCATTTGGGGAATTTTAGCCCCTCGAAGCTTaagaggttgaggaagagcgccgatgggaaggggattGATCCTAGCCGGTAGGCgccatctcttttttttAAGTAGCAGCAATGGGATTGCTAACGACTCAACAGCGGCAAACTCCAACTCAAGAACCAGCGCCTCAAGTACCCTCTCACCCACCCGACAGGCAGGCTCGCCAACACAGAAGACGTCCAGCTCAAGCTTCACTACAACGTCCAGCCCTGGGTGGGTTTCCTGTCATGGAACCAGGCCCAGGACTGGGGCAAGTGGAAGGCGCTGAAGAATGGGCTGAGCAAAAAGTTTACGCTCCCAGCTATCAAGGTGAAGGagcaggccaagaagaagaccacaAGGGCTTAGAGGATCTAGCTTTTGTTGGGACGAAAAATGGAGTTATTGATTTAGCTATTTGGGGGTTTGCTTCAATTCATTGCCGGTTTTGACATCTCATTTCCTCACAGGCGCTCATAGAGTGTGAAGTTGATCACTATTCAAGCCCACACCATGAAAAATATATACACACTGTATGGGAAAAGTTAACAAAACCCAATCACAAAACGATTCATAAATGCTATGCCAATCAAAACACACAATTCCCCTTTGCTCCTataccaccccccttccctccgtTTTGATCCTATTCCTAaactcctctcctccctacTTCTCATTCCAACTCCCCGACTCCCCGACTCCCCGACCTACATGTCCCTTTCCCGTACAGCCACTCAGAAACCATCCTGCctcaaccaactgctactactccccctcctccccctctcataCAACCACTTGCTATTCAACGCCACActgctcctcttcccatTCACCGGCGTCGGCGTATGCAGATAACTATCCCTCACACTATCCCCAAAACTCCCCGTCGAGCTCGCAAAGCTGTTGTTGCTCGTCGTGCTGCTCGCGAAGCTCATGGTAGAACTATTCAGACTATTGCTGaagcttcccctcctcccggtATTTTGCGTTGCCTTTTGCAGGAGAGGGCTGACGACATTGGCGGCTttggtcggggagggtgagtAATTCCCCAAGGGGGTGCTGCGGTTGGacaagggagaggaggtgtaAGAACCGGAGGGGGAGCCAGCTATGGAGGGAGTGCGGGAGTATTTCGGGGGGGTTGAGATGTcggaggcgggggtggggggtgctctgatgggggggaggccgaggaggtcgcgctgggcgggggtgaggggtATGTCGGAGAGGTCGTCCTTGGGGCGGActaaggggaggagggcgaggaggatgttgaagagggggattaggaggagggttagggGGATGTAAGAGCCGTAGGGGAGTTTTTCTCTGGGGAAAGGTGGTTAGTAGGTTGAAAAAGGGAGGGTTCGAGGGGGAAAACGTACAGTCTTATTGGGAGGTGCGGAAGAAGAAATCTTCTCAGGACTTGAACGCCGGCAATTGCGACGACATTATAGACGATTTGCAGGACGTTCTtttgggagaaggtggttCTGGCTTGGCGCGCTGTGATCTCGGCCAGGCGAGGGTGTTTCCAGTTGCCGGGGCTTTCTGTAAAGGCGGATGGGGACGAGATTTGCTTTGTGGGCGTCGATCTGACGGGTGTTAGGGACATAATGGGCGCTCAATGGGCGGCGACACTCGGTCGGAGGAACTGTCTCGCGATGGTTGGCGATGCGGTAAGATGCGCTCAGTGTTTTGAGAGCTGTAAATATCGTCAGAGCTATGTTGATTAGAAGTTCATGTCGGGATTGTCGTGGCGACGGCGGTCTATAGTTGTTGACCCCTGTTGATAGTGGTGGTTAGTAAGATGCGAACAGCCGCTCCCTCCTTGCGTCTCGACGTCTCGTGTGTCCGCTCACTGTTCTGGGCAAAAAGTGACGGTCGCGTCAAAACATTGAATCCAGGTCCCCAGTTCTCCAGGTCGATGCAAACGGGTTGCAGGGGTCCTGGCAGCTGTGAGACTTGGCATTTGCAGCTGTCTGTTTCCGGCAGGCACAACAGAGCTCCCCCCGCCATCGCGCATTTCCAAGCAACCGCCCCGCCCCCGTGTCCTGTCCGGCCCAAAACCTCCAGCTCGCACCCCAAGGTCCCGGATCTCCACCCGTCCCGGCCCGGCTGCATCTTCCAGACACTAACGAACAGGGCCCCTTACACCACCAGCGCGGGGGGCCACAACTTTTGTCTTCTTTGCATCACAAACCAACACAGCACAGTACAGCACAGCACAATCAAAGCCCCTCGCCCAACATGGGCACCTTTGATAACCTGCTGCTACAGCTTGACGAGGGCGTCACAGGCCTCTTCAAACAGTGGAATATCTGGACCAGTCTCATCGTCACCCTCTTCGCCGGCCTCATCACCTACCAGGTCTCGACCCGCCAAGATCCCGATAttcaccccttcctcctcgctcgtCAGTCCCAGGCTTCCCCTGTCCGCCAGCCCAAAGAATCCTCCGTCTACCGGCCTCAAGCTGCCCCCCATGGTCTGCCTCTTCACACCGGCTTAAACGTCAAGGACCCCGGCGCCAACAAGTGGGCGAGGGGCCGTGATGGTGATCTCAGGGATATCTGGCGGCAGACCCTCGCCGGCGTCCAAGAAGGCGACGACAAGGGCGCAAAGGGCCGTATCCTCACCGTCGAGGGCACCGAGAACGTCAAAGAGCACCATCTCGACGCTCTTACTCGGcaaatcaacctcatcgGCCAGCATCTTGTCGACCAAGGTGGCAACCGCGTGGCCGTCTACCTGCCCAACTCTGTCGAGTTGATCGTTATCCTTTTTGCCTGTGCCTTCTACAACTTGAACGCtatcatcctccccttcaaccaACCCGACGCCGCCGTCATCGACATGCTCCGCCGTTCCGCCGCCGACACGGTCATCACCGCCCCTGGATCTTTCCCTTTTGACGTCGTGGCCAAGAactacccctccctccgccaaCTGGTGTGGGTGGTCGACGAAGGAAGCAAACACATGGACTGGAACGAAGTACCCCAGGGCACCGGCAGCAAAGTCAATGTTGTCACCTGGcaagacatcatcaacgactCCCCCGTCGAAGCAGGCAagaccctcccccctcttgaGGACCAGTCCGAACCAAAAGACATCACCCTCTTCTGGCAACAAGGCCCCGGGCAGGAAGAGGAAATGGTCAAGTTCACCACAGGCAACATCGTCTCCGCCATTGCAGCCCAGCTAACCGCCATCCCCACCGCCCGCCGTCTCAGCCCCTCGgatcttttcctccctgCGGATTCGCTGGCAAACTCGCACACTTTGGTTCTCACCCTCACGGCTCTGTTTTCCAATTCCTCGGTTGCGTTCAACTCTTCCGCGTCCGAAGCGCCCTCTTTGTCTGCGATCCTCAGCTCTCCGGCCGTTTCTCCTACTGTCATAGCTGTCACACCTTCTGCTCTGTCCCAAACTCACAAGGAGGTCTCGTCTGCTCTTAAGTCATCAACCATAGGCAAGGACCTCCACTGGCTTTTGTCTCGGTCCTTGGCCGAAAGTGGTGCTTTCCCCGAGAGTGGGTTTCTGACCAACTATTACAACCAAGCTTTCCGTCCCAAGTTTTCGGGCGGAAAgaagttgaggttggtgtACACTGCTGAGAGGATTAacgggggggggaaggtgaggttgagcGGGGAGGAGCTGAATGATTTGAGGTTGTATACCGGTGCGAGGGTGGTGTACGCGttgacggcggcgagggttGCGGGCGCGGTGTGTCAGACGAACGTGTATGATTatcggggaggggagcacTTTGGGCCGCCGGTGGCTAGTGTGGAGGTTGTGTTGAGGGAtaaggggggggtgaggaataGTGATGAGGAGTCGCAAGGAGAGGTGAgttttgaaaaaaaaaatgaaaaaaagaaaaaaaattgAAACCCGAGAGAAGATGGTTTGCTGACAAAGATGATAGATTGTGGTCAGGGGCCCGGCTGTTGCTGGAAAAGaagctgggttgggggttgtggcgagggtgagggaggatcATACTGTTGCGTTGAtttaggggggggggtgtggtaAGTGATGGTTTTTGGTTTGAATTCTGGAGAAAGTGATTTGTACATGCGTGCATAGCACAGGCACAATTTGGAATGAACAAAAGTCTTTAGGTAGACAATGACAGCAGCATAGATGGGAAATAAATCAGATATTTTTTGCTCGTGGTATCCTTCAATGCTAATCCTCGCGCCCTGCGCCCATATTTATGCCCAACATAAATGACCAAAAAACACACACATTAAGCCCCGTTCCTATACACCATCGCCCCCTGGTTCCTAAACATAATCGTATCCCTCctctgcatcatcatcaacgccctATTCAGCGCCGCCTCGCTATACCCCTTattctccaccatctccctcctcaagctcgccaGACTAGTGCTCCACCCAATCGCCAatctcttcttcagctccgACTCCACACGGGCGACCTCCTCGTTGAGCTCCCGGGATCCTTGGTTAGAACCCTGGTTGACCGCGTCCATGGTCGAGCAGAGGAACAGCCTGATCGCCTCGTCAACGTGCTCTTCTGTCGCGacgggggaaagggagagctTGGCGAGGGACTCGGTGATGCGGACGATGGCCTCGAGCTGGCGgacggtgatggggatggaggacCGGGCGTTGGCTTCGAGTTCCGAGGCGTGGACTTGCTTGCGGATGGCGACAAAGTGGGACGAAAGCTTCTCTGCTGCCGCGTCCGAGAGGCGGGGCGCGCAGCGGCTACACGGGGGGGTTAGTATTGCGAGGgcaaaaaagggggaaagggggggacaTACCTCTTGCAGTAGCTGATAtacctcctcatcttctcaACAGGAATCTCGCTCTCCACTGCCCTCTCATCCTgcatccccctcccgcccatGTGAATGCCCATTACATGCTTGGCTATTCTTTCGTCCTTGCCCCGTTCGTGCTCGTCCTTGACGATGAAAATCATGTCAAACCTCGACAGAATCGTCGTCTGAAAGTCAATATTCTCACCAGGGGTCTTCATATCATCATACCGCCCAAAAATAGGgttcgccgccgccaacaccGACGTCCTGGCGTTGagaatggtggtgatgccggccTTGGCGATGGAAATAGTCTGTTGCTCCATGGCTTCGTGGATGGCTACTCTGTCTTCGTCTCTCATCTTGTCGAACTCATCGATGCACACCACACCGCCGTCGGCCAGGACCATGGCTCCGCCTTCGAGGTAGAATTCCCTCGTTGACTGATCACGCTGGACGGAAGCGGTTAAACCTGCTGCCGAAGAGCCCTTGCCCGAGGTGTAAATCGCGATGGGGGCGGCTTGCTGGACGAATTTCAGGAGCTGCGACTTGGCTGTACCGGGGTCGCCGAGCATGAGGACGTTGATGTCACCACGGAGCTTCATGCCATCAGGCAGAATCTTCTTGCTGCCGCCCATCAGGAGGCACAAAATAGCCTTTTTGATATCGCGGTTGCCGTAGATGGAGGGAGCGATGCAATCAGTCATGACATTGTACAGATCTGGGCGGCGGGAGAGTTCAAGAAactcttgctcctcctcttcggaaAAGACGGCCTGGCCCTTGGCGGTTGAGTCGATGTCGGTCTGGATGCCCACTGCGCGGAGGTAAGGGGTGCGGATGGCAACGGCGCCAGAGGTGTTTTTGGAGCCTTTGGATTGGTAGATGGAGAAGATGCCCATTACTGTGCATCTGGATCCGGGGACGACACGGTTGGTGAGGTAGCGGTCGGCAGAGATCAAGACATGGCGGGGGAGTTCACCGACCGGGACTTGGTCGGGTGCCTCCTGGAGTTTGATGATTTGCTGGTCGACGAATTTGGACTTTTCGTGAACGACAAAGTAGGGGTCCATGGGACACTTCTCGGTTGGGTCATTTGGGACGCGAGCGCGGCCGCATGTTCGGGGGAGAGTGACGCCGCTGAAACCGCCGGATACGTGAAGATCTTGTGCGTGCTTGCATGTTCGGCATTCGATGTGGACTTCTGTCGCCTTTGAGGACATGACCGAAGCACCAATGACGATACCTGGTACTCTGACCAGCCTcgagatggtgagggagtcTAGGTTACGGATGGAAATATCTTCGGCATTCGagtgaaggaggagttggtgagGCGGGATCTTGACATTTGGGTCGTGAGGGAAAACAATTCGATGGGTACACCGCTGCAGGGCGAGCTcgaagagggggatgattTCTGCTGGCTCCGTCACCAGTTTGTGGGCAATCTCTTCGTTGAACTTGATCAGGTCGCCGATGTTGACATCGCAAAAGTATGTTTTCAGCAGGGCATGGTCGCGCAGTTGATCTCTGTAAATGTAGACATTATCGAGTCTGAAGTCGAGAATAAAGGCCTCGAGAAGGGCGCGGATGGCACTGTTGGAGTCTTCATTTTCGGCAAATGGATCATTGTACACCCTGCTGGCAAAAACGGATTGGCGATCCATGTTGATGAAGacttgttggtggtggtggtggtggtgaggtaaTGGCGGGCGGTGAAGTTGAGAGTATCTAGAGGTATGGAGGGGCCAAAAGTTGAGATGTCTACAAACAGAAATCAGGGGTTTGAAAAGTCGCGTCGCGTCGCGGCCCAAAGCGCGTCGTTATTCTAGTAGCGATGGGTTTAATTGCCCCGGTAAAGGTAGGGTACCCAGCTTGTCGGGTCTGCCAAGGCCAATCGGATAAAGAAATAGACCCCGTTATGCTGTTAGATGATGTGGCCTATGCACGTACCAAGCTACCTTAAGGGTATGCCTGTGAATTGGTGATGGGAACGCATTTGGCAGGCTACTCCTAGCCATCTCTCAGCACCTTCCTGTGACGACGACGGCTCTACGACCTGCCCTGAAGCTCGAGAAGGCACTCGTTACTGACCTCCTCCTGACCATCTACTCGGCGACGACATACCACCCCGTTTTTGGAGCATTGCCGCGCTTTCATCTGTTGTATCTGTCCTGTCAGCTACAGCATGATACCCCGGTGATCTGTCAGCTTCGCAACTGTTGTTAGTTAGGGGATGCACTTTGGAACCCCTGGATGGTCTCCAGCAAGATCATAACTTCGCCTTGCGGCCGGGGAACATCAGTGGGGTTGCgcatccatcatcatgttCTCAAACCAGGGTGGGCGCAAGTCGGTCGATAGCTTGTCGTCGACATTGTCCGCCGGCCATCGAACGGAGTTCCCATTTCACGGGTATGCGCTTACCCCCTGTCTCCCACTGCGCGGCCGCCGGTCCACAGCTAACAGCTCGACAGCAAAGGACCGAGCAGCCCACAACGCCAACGTAGAGACTCGACAGCAAGCTCCATCTACTCGGTGGGCGGATCGCTGGACGCCTCCGCCGGTTGGACCAGCGCCGTCTTCGAATCGGGTCAGAATGCCATCTCCACGCTGCTGCAACCCCCTATAGTCCGGACAGGCCTGCTTCCACATACGAGCGCCCCTGCTTCGAGCGCGCACAAACCTCCGACCGCCCGAGACATACCTCCCGTGACACTTACGAATGTACCCCACGTCGATGCTTCCGAGTTCAGACCATACCTCTCCCAGGTTGGGGCGTTATATGAGCAGTTGCGGCGAATCCAagccgaggaagacgagaatGCGAACGCCTCGAACCGACGAAGCACCAAAGCTGACGAGGCGCCCGAAACCCCGGTGGACGAGGGTCATTTGCGCCCTGCAAGACGGCCTGgcttgtcgtcgaggagAACTTCGACTGCATCCATCTCGTCCCTCACCTCGATAGACTCTCCCACTCTTCCTCGGCGACCCAGTTCCGGTCTCAGAACCCGACAAGCGCAGGGACCACCACCTTTGTCGACCGTTCCCGCTGTATATTTTGAGGAGGACTTCCACCTTGAGAATCCACGGACTTTTGATGTAGTCAGCGAGCGATCCGAGGTGGTAAGGCCCGCGCCGGGGGATGATAAAGGGGGACCGAATGGACAAGCTGCGGCGCCTCGGAAGGCTCTAGCGACCAATGCGATCTTACAGGAGAAGCTCTCGTGGTATATGGATACGATTGAATGGCATCTGATTCAGTCCATCTCGACGGCATCAACGACTTTTTTCAGTGCGCTGGGTTCTCTGCGGGAACTGCACTCGGAAGCGGCCGACTCAGTAGAGAGGATCAAGGCACTGCgcaaggagctggaaaacCTAGACGAAGAGATTGCTACAGGGGGGCTCAACATCATACAAcaacggcggaggagggaaaaTCTGAAGCAGTTACACGACGCCGTCACACAACTCCGGAAAATAGTAGACGGTGTTGCCGTCTGCGAGTCCCTTGTGGATGCTGGAAACATCGATGAAGCTTTGGACAACATCGATGGCTTGGAGAAGCTCATCGCTGGCGAATTGCCCGAGGGTGGCAGTCAGTCTGGAGTGAGTCTGGTGGACCTGCGGGGTGCCACAGCTCTCCAGGGCGTGAGCAACGATTTGTCTACTCTGCGATTCCGGATCGGAAAGGCATATGAAGGAAAGTTTCTCAACACTCTGCTTACGGATCTCCAAAACCACGTCAAACAGGTGTCTGCGCAGGAGGTGCTCATGCGTTGGAGTAGTGCTTCCATGCGAGCCCGCGGCGCCCACAGTCGTGAACCATCGGCGTTCCCATCTTATATGGCGGCGACAGACATTCTGAGGATAGAACTGTTGCCTAGTCTGACGGGGCTGCATCGGGCCAAGTTCATCACTGTGGCCGCGACTGCATATCGCGAGGCAGCGATGAAGGAGATCAAAGCCATCATCCGACGGCCGCTGCCTAGCTCcagcgatgacgacgacacgACGTCGATGATGTCGATGCAGTCCAGCTCGACGATGAACCGAGGCGCCAGTCCGCGGACTCAGCAGGACCGGTCCATACAGTTGGCTAGAAACCTGCGAGCATTGGACCCTCTGGATGCCGAAACCTTGCTGGTAAAGATCTACATTGGTGTTACGGAGGCTCTCAGGAGATTGAGCACACAGATGAAGGTCTTGTTGGATGTTGCAAGCACGATAGGCGACGCAGGTCCATCCGGGCTGAAGTCGCCACCGCTCAGGTCGCCCCCTATGAGTCCTCCAGCAAGACCACCATCGAGAGCTGCGGTCGAGGCCCAGGAGGAGATCCATGCGGCTGTGGATATTTCCAACTTTCTCGGGCAAGCGATTGACGCAGCTCAGGAAAAGATTGTCAAGGTGCTTCGAGTACGGTCTGAGCAGAGCAAACGGCTGGATCTTGTCTCCTTCCTGCGGTACTTTACCCTCAACCTTTACTTTGCCAACGAGTGCGAGGCCATATCTGGACGGAGCGGCACGGCACTGAAGACGCTAGTCAATGGTCACATCGCAGACTTTGTCAAACTCCACGGCGACGCACAAACTCAAAAGCTCGCCCAGGGCATGGAGTCAGACCAGTGGAACGCGGCTGACTTCACCGAGAAGGACACGGACCTGCTGAATCGGATTCTCGAGTGCAGCACCAGAGATGCTGCCGCGTGGACGGAGGGCACGCAGGTCTGGCATCCCCATCCGGACGCGCCGCAGGAAAGGAGCGAGGCcaacggcggaggagatgaacCAGACGTCGTATCCGCCCAAGCaaacggcggcggcagcccTGCTGCCACGAGAAGCAGAACCCGCAGCGCTGTAATCGAATCCGAGTcttacctcctccccaactcgGCCATCCTCTGCATGACGGGCATGGAGAATTTCTTGCAGCTCATCACCTCGATCCCGTCCATGACAACGGACATTTCGTCGTCCCTCATCGCCTACCTCCAGCTTTTCAACTCGAGGTGCAAGCAGCTCATCCTGGGCGCGGGAGCGACTCGGTCTGCTGGGCTGAGAAACATCACGACCAAGCACCTCGCTCTCGCGTCCCAGGCGCTGGCTTTCATGGCGGCTATCATCCCGCATGTTCGGGAGTTTGTCCGGAGGCACTGCGCCGGGTCGGTGGTTACGTCTACGATGGGGGAGTTTGacaaggtgaggagggactTGATGGAGCATCAGAATAGTATTTATGacaagctggtggagatTATGACTGGGCGGGTGGGATTGGCGGGGCGGAAGGTGAGGGCTTTGGcgtgggatgatgatgatgggaaaggggggtcgGTTGTGAGTGAGTatatggaggggttggcgaagGATACGGTGACGCTGCACAAGAACTTGACGAGGCATTTGCCCGAGGGGACGGTGAGGTATATTATGATGCCGGTTTTTAGGAATTACAAGGAGACGCTTGGGGGGGCGTatagggaggtggaggttgggattggggggagggagaggtatgTCTTTTGTCGAGTCCTGATTGCTTGGGAATGGTTGCTAATGATGGGACAGGATGCTCCGCGACGTGGAATTTTTTCAGTCACGACTGGGAAGGAttgatgggtttggggacGCGGGGGAGTTTCTTCTTGGTGTTATTAACTCCAAGACGGTTGTTGGTAATGCTTCGGGGTCGTCGTTGGCAGTGGTGGATAAAATACCGTCAAGGGCGGGGTCGAGGGCGGCGtcgcctgctcctcctcctcctccgccgcagTTGGGGCACTCGTTGAGTGTGAACATTTCTACGAGTCCGGGgattgaggtggaggaggggaagaagtcTAGTGAGAGTAAGGAGGGGTCgtcggagggggggaagagtagtgctgaggagaagaaatCGCCACCGCTGCCGGCTGAGGAAAAGGAGTAGGACTTGGGGACGAGGCAGGCGAGAAAGATGGGGTATTTGAgcggggttgttgggcagagggggagggacgTGAATGTGCTTagatgagggggtttgtttgtgtcTGAACTATTGTTTTTTATTATATACCTATGGTTGGTTTTCTAGATGTGCTGTatcgggggtgggggagggtgcttgCATGATGAGCTAGTAGCTATTATGGTTATAGGGGTAGTTGGTTTATAGGAAAAAGGGGATTTGAGCGATGTTGCATATTGTGAAACTTATGGGGAATTGGGGCACACCTGGTTGGCATGTATAATCAGATGAGATGCTAGATACTGGTCGAAAACCTACTGTACCTATTCTTCGACTCTTTTT
Encoded proteins:
- the MCM5 gene encoding minichromosome maintenance protein 5 (EggNog:ENOG503NUIB; COG:L), translated to MDRQSVFASRVYNDPFAENEDSNSAIRALLEAFILDFRLDNVYIYRDQLRDHALLKTYFCDVNIGDLIKFNEEIAHKLVTEPAEIIPLFELALQRCTHRIVFPHDPNVKIPPHQLLLHSNAEDISIRNLDSLTISRLVRVPGIVIGASVMSSKATEVHIECRTCKHAQDLHVSGGFSGVTLPRTCGRARVPNDPTEKCPMDPYFVVHEKSKFVDQQIIKLQEAPDQVPVGELPRHVLISADRYLTNRVVPGSRCTVMGIFSIYQSKGSKNTSGAVAIRTPYLRAVGIQTDIDSTAKGQAVFSEEEEQEFLELSRRPDLYNVMTDCIAPSIYGNRDIKKAILCLLMGGSKKILPDGMKLRGDINVLMLGDPGTAKSQLLKFVQQAAPIAIYTSGKGSSAAGLTASVQRDQSTREFYLEGGAMVLADGGVVCIDEFDKMRDEDRVAIHEAMEQQTISIAKAGITTILNARTSVLAAANPIFGRYDDMKTPGENIDFQTTILSRFDMIFIVKDEHERGKDERIAKHVMGIHMGGRGMQDERAVESEIPVEKMRRYISYCKSRCAPRLSDAAAEKLSSHFVAIRKQVHASELEANARSSIPITVRQLEAIVRITESLAKLSLSPVATEEHVDEAIRLFLCSTMDAVNQGSNQGSRELNEEVARVESELKKRLAIGWSTSLASLRREMVENKGYSEAALNRALMMMQRRDTIMFRNQGAMVYRNGA
- a CDS encoding uncharacterized protein (EggNog:ENOG503NXI4; COG:U; BUSCO:EOG09260WCZ), which gives rise to MFSNQGGRKSVDSLSSTLSAGHRTEFPFHGKGPSSPQRQRRDSTASSIYSVGGSLDASAGWTSAVFESGQNAISTLLQPPIVRTGLLPHTSAPASSAHKPPTARDIPPVTLTNVPHVDASEFRPYLSQVGALYEQLRRIQAEEDENANASNRRSTKADEAPETPVDEGHLRPARRPGLSSRRTSTASISSLTSIDSPTLPRRPSSGLRTRQAQGPPPLSTVPAVYFEEDFHLENPRTFDVVSERSEVVRPAPGDDKGGPNGQAAAPRKALATNAILQEKLSWYMDTIEWHLIQSISTASTTFFSALGSLRELHSEAADSVERIKALRKELENLDEEIATGGLNIIQQRRRRENLKQLHDAVTQLRKIVDGVAVCESLVDAGNIDEALDNIDGLEKLIAGELPEGGSQSGVSLVDLRGATALQGVSNDLSTLRFRIGKAYEGKFLNTLLTDLQNHVKQVSAQEVLMRWSSASMRARGAHSREPSAFPSYMAATDILRIELLPSLTGLHRAKFITVAATAYREAAMKEIKAIIRRPLPSSSDDDDTTSMMSMQSSSTMNRGASPRTQQDRSIQLARNLRALDPLDAETLLVKIYIGVTEALRRLSTQMKVLLDVASTIGDAGPSGLKSPPLRSPPMSPPARPPSRAAVEAQEEIHAAVDISNFLGQAIDAAQEKIVKVLRVRSEQSKRLDLVSFLRYFTLNLYFANECEAISGRSGTALKTLVNGHIADFVKLHGDAQTQKLAQGMESDQWNAADFTEKDTDLLNRILECSTRDAAAWTEGTQVWHPHPDAPQERSEANGGGDEPDVVSAQANGGGSPAATRSRTRSAVIESESYLLPNSAILCMTGMENFLQLITSIPSMTTDISSSLIAYLQLFNSRCKQLILGAGATRSAGLRNITTKHLALASQALAFMAAIIPHVREFVRRHCAGSVVTSTMGEFDKVRRDLMEHQNSIYDKLVEIMTGRVGLAGRKVRALAWDDDDGKGGSVVSEYMEGLAKDTVTLHKNLTRHLPEGTVRYIMMPVFRNYKETLGGAYREVEVGIGGRERMLRDVEFFQSRLGRIDGFGDAGEFLLGVINSKTVVGNASGSSLAVVDKIPSRAGSRAASPAPPPPPPQLGHSLSVNISTSPGIEVEEGKKSSESKEGSSEGGKSSAEEKKSPPLPAEEKE
- a CDS encoding uncharacterized protein (COG:U; EggNog:ENOG503Q3YK) gives rise to the protein MSLTPVRSTPTKQISSPSAFTESPGNWKHPRLAEITARQARTTFSQKNVLQIVYNVVAIAGVQVLRRFLLPHLPIRLEKLPYGSYIPLTLLLIPLFNILLALLPLVRPKDDLSDIPLTPAQRDLLGLPPIRAPPTPASDISTPPKYSRTPSIAGSPSGSYTSSPLSNRSTPLGNYSPSPTKAANVVSPLLQKATQNTGRRGSFSNSLNSSTMSFASSTTSNNSFASSTGSFGDSVRDSYLHTPTPVNGKRSSVALNSKWLYERGRRGSSSSWLRQDGF
- a CDS encoding uncharacterized protein (EggNog:ENOG503Q4XB; COG:I), giving the protein MRTAAPSLRLDVSCVRSLFWAKSDGRVKTLNPGPQFSRSMQTGCRGPGSCETWHLQLSVSGRHNRAPPAIAHFQATAPPPCPVRPKTSSSHPKVPDLHPSRPGCIFQTLTNRAPYTTSAGGHNFCLLCITNQHSTHNQSPSPNMGTFDNLLLQLDEGVTGLFKQWNIWTSLIVTLFAGLITYQVSTRQDPDIHPFLLARQSQASPVRQPKESSVYRPQAAPHGLPLHTGLNVKDPGANKWARGRDGDLRDIWRQTLAGVQEGDDKGAKGRILTVEGTENVKEHHLDALTRQINLIGQHLVDQGGNRVAVYLPNSVELIVILFACAFYNLNAIILPFNQPDAAVIDMLRRSAADTVITAPGSFPFDVVAKNYPSLRQLVWVVDEGSKHMDWNEVPQGTGSKVNVVTWQDIINDSPVEAGKTLPPLEDQSEPKDITLFWQQGPGQEEEMVKFTTGNIVSAIAAQLTAIPTARRLSPSDLFLPADSLANSHTLVLTLTALFSNSSVAFNSSASEAPSLSAILSSPAVSPTVIAVTPSALSQTHKEVSSALKSSTIGKDLHWLLSRSLAESGAFPESGFLTNYYNQAFRPKFSGGKKLRLVYTAERINGGGKVRLSGEELNDLRLYTGARVVYALTAARVAGAVCQTNVYDYRGGEHFGPPVASVEVVLRDKGGVRNSDEESQGEIVVRGPAVAGKEAGLGVVARVREDHTVALI
- the SPC3 gene encoding Signal peptidase complex subunit (COG:U; BUSCO:EOG09264VC6; EggNog:ENOG503NYT4), with the protein product MYSSLVRLQNTFGFFTTVAFVVALLISASDFLSPRTPTVNVLKTTQLQTVKGRADYYSSKKEEYAIIKFTLDADLSSLFTWNTKQVFAYVTAEWPSAQNNNATNQAVIWDTIITAPSSDHLGNFSPSKLKRLRKSADGKGIDPSRGKLQLKNQRLKYPLTHPTGRLANTEDVQLKLHYNVQPWVGFLSWNQAQDWGKWKALKNGLSKKFTLPAIKVKEQAKKKTTRA